Proteins encoded within one genomic window of Akkermansiaceae bacterium:
- a CDS encoding FecR domain-containing protein — protein sequence MHDLAEGYIADGLDGEQLARLEQRLGASESDRLAFLSYLEIHSSLAWESRGSKETVIPFPTAGRNRFRAWVLPMAALVTLLAVLSFFFLRNSGSPAGIATVRANLHGLWADGSQVRMDAILAAGIWQLQSGLVELETSTGTTLLLEGPASIQLNDKLHARLISGNLVVRMPKGKSGFVVDLPKMKVTDLGTEFGVSVSADGESRVQVYDGKVRAESKKSPLQELAAGETVSCTTDGRMSSAEFQEDRFIRTFPPVQPNYQEGGPLYNHSMRHEVDAAAAPPSVTIDGNLLEWDRSVAFLSTCQPPYDKTYFVNGMMMYDDRNLYLSAEVGDPVPMRNASRTGAEFAGGSVIVRIAADRSLGWPLKGTQADARSPNPSPDSTSDKISSIVMWYDAKSAQPQIQILSGFASSSRRINPDGWEGAFRKHPDGRGYTLEYRIPWTLLNSAEDPPQAGDQLAGLWMAHWSDEAGRVCRGQLVDVTNPDAAVTNRIPPYIFFQNGPCWGKVNYLPMRR from the coding sequence ATGCACGACCTCGCGGAAGGCTACATCGCGGACGGGCTCGATGGGGAGCAACTCGCCCGCCTTGAGCAACGTCTGGGCGCTTCGGAGTCGGACCGCCTGGCTTTTCTTTCCTATCTGGAGATCCACTCCAGCCTGGCGTGGGAGAGCCGTGGTTCAAAGGAAACCGTCATCCCCTTCCCCACCGCGGGCCGGAACCGATTCCGGGCATGGGTCCTGCCGATGGCGGCATTGGTCACATTGCTGGCCGTGCTTTCTTTCTTCTTCCTGCGGAACAGCGGCTCCCCGGCGGGCATCGCCACGGTCAGGGCGAATCTCCATGGACTGTGGGCGGATGGATCCCAGGTGAGGATGGATGCCATTCTGGCGGCCGGCATCTGGCAGTTGCAGAGCGGCCTCGTCGAGCTGGAGACGTCCACCGGCACCACGCTGCTGCTCGAAGGCCCTGCCAGCATCCAGCTCAATGACAAGCTCCATGCCCGGCTGATCTCCGGGAATCTGGTGGTCCGCATGCCGAAGGGGAAATCCGGATTCGTTGTGGACCTGCCGAAGATGAAAGTCACCGACCTCGGCACCGAGTTCGGCGTCAGTGTCTCCGCCGACGGCGAGTCCAGGGTACAGGTCTATGATGGCAAGGTCCGCGCGGAATCAAAAAAATCTCCGCTGCAGGAACTGGCCGCAGGGGAGACGGTGAGCTGCACCACGGATGGCAGGATGTCTTCGGCGGAGTTCCAGGAAGACCGCTTCATCCGCACCTTCCCGCCAGTGCAGCCGAACTACCAGGAAGGCGGCCCGCTCTACAACCACAGCATGCGCCATGAGGTGGATGCCGCCGCCGCCCCACCCTCCGTCACCATCGATGGCAACCTGCTGGAGTGGGACCGCTCCGTGGCATTCCTCAGCACCTGCCAGCCTCCCTATGACAAGACCTACTTCGTCAACGGCATGATGATGTATGACGACCGGAACCTTTATCTCTCCGCGGAGGTGGGCGATCCCGTTCCAATGAGAAACGCATCCCGTACCGGGGCCGAATTCGCGGGGGGAAGCGTCATCGTCCGCATCGCCGCCGACCGCTCCCTCGGTTGGCCGCTCAAAGGGACGCAGGCGGATGCCCGCTCCCCGAATCCCTCGCCTGACTCCACCAGTGACAAAATCTCCAGCATCGTGATGTGGTACGATGCGAAGTCCGCCCAACCGCAGATCCAGATCCTTTCCGGGTTCGCCTCATCAAGCAGGCGGATCAACCCGGACGGCTGGGAAGGAGCGTTCCGGAAGCATCCGGACGGGCGCGGCTACACCCTGGAATACCGGATTCCATGGACACTCCTCAACTCCGCGGAAGATCCCCCGCAGGCGGGTGACCAGCTCGCGGGACTGTGGATGGCGCACTGGAGCGATGAGGCCGGGCGCGTCTGCCGGGGACAACTGGTGGATGTGACCAACCCGGATGCCGCGGTGACCAACCGCATCCCTCCCTACATCTTTTTCCAAAACGGGCCTTGCTGGGGGAAGGTGAACTACCTTCCCATGAGAAGGTAA
- a CDS encoding sialate O-acetylesterase, which yields MKIRPLFLFLVSLFPMLASADEVKLPEKKDFQLFLLAGQSNMAGRGKIDAKAREADSRILAINKQNAWQVAMDPLHWDKPAAGTGIGKPFAEIIAAKNPGATIGLIPSACGGSPISTWKPRQHWGQTKSHPWDDSIARAKLAMKSGTLKAILWHQGESDSNAEKAPEHAKNLEDLITRFRKELDAPDLPFIIGQLGRFPAKPWDKNREAVDAAQREVAAKMKNVRFVEIPNPESIGDHLHFDTPTLRRFAKGYADAYLDITGGK from the coding sequence ATGAAAATCCGCCCTCTCTTCCTTTTCCTTGTTTCGCTCTTTCCCATGCTCGCTTCCGCCGATGAGGTGAAGCTGCCGGAAAAGAAAGACTTCCAGCTCTTCCTGCTCGCAGGCCAGTCGAACATGGCGGGCCGCGGAAAGATCGACGCGAAGGCACGCGAGGCGGATTCCCGCATCCTGGCGATCAACAAACAGAACGCGTGGCAGGTGGCGATGGATCCGCTGCACTGGGACAAACCGGCGGCAGGAACCGGCATCGGCAAGCCCTTCGCGGAGATCATCGCCGCCAAGAATCCAGGGGCCACCATCGGTCTCATTCCCTCGGCTTGCGGTGGTTCCCCCATCAGCACCTGGAAGCCAAGGCAGCACTGGGGACAGACCAAGAGCCATCCATGGGATGACTCCATCGCGCGGGCGAAGCTGGCCATGAAAAGCGGGACGCTCAAAGCCATCCTCTGGCACCAGGGCGAGAGCGACTCGAACGCGGAGAAAGCCCCGGAGCATGCGAAGAATCTGGAGGACCTGATCACGCGGTTCCGCAAGGAACTGGATGCACCGGATCTCCCCTTCATCATCGGCCAGCTCGGCCGCTTCCCGGCAAAGCCATGGGACAAGAACCGCGAAGCCGTTGATGCCGCACAGCGCGAGGTGGCGGCGAAGATGAAGAACGTCCGCTTTGTCGAAATCCCGAATCCGGAATCCATCGGCGACCATCTTCATTTCGACACGCCCACGCTGCGCCGCTTCGCAAAGGGATACGCGGATGCTTATCTCGACATCACCGGCGGGAAGTGA